A region of Bombilactobacillus folatiphilus DNA encodes the following proteins:
- a CDS encoding S-ribosylhomocysteine lyase — protein MAKVESFTLDHTKVKAPYVRLISEEHGVKGDIISNYDLRLVQPNENAIPTGGLHTIEHLLAGLLRDRLEGVIDCSPFGCRTGFHLIVWGQHSTTEVAKALKSSLQEIAEQITWDDVQGTDIYSCGNYRDHSLFSAKEWCQKILAEGISDQPFERNVI, from the coding sequence ATGGCAAAAGTAGAAAGTTTCACCTTGGATCATACAAAAGTGAAGGCACCTTATGTGCGATTGATCAGCGAAGAACATGGTGTGAAGGGCGATATTATCAGTAATTATGATTTGCGGTTGGTTCAACCGAATGAAAATGCGATTCCCACAGGTGGTTTGCACACTATTGAACATTTGTTAGCGGGTTTGTTACGTGATCGTTTGGAAGGTGTGATTGATTGTTCACCTTTTGGCTGTCGGACAGGTTTTCATTTGATTGTTTGGGGACAACATTCCACAACTGAGGTGGCCAAAGCGCTTAAGAGTTCTTTACAGGAAATTGCTGAACAGATTACTTGGGATGATGTGCAAGGCACCGATATTTATAGTTGTGGTAATTATCGCGATCACTCTTTATTCAGTGCGAAAGAATGGTGTCAAAAGATTTTAGCAGAGGGCATTAGTGATCAACCCTTTGAACGAAATGTTATTTAG
- a CDS encoding helix-turn-helix transcriptional regulator codes for MARIDKKTLKEIYVHPQTKLKALRINNGLTTAEMAELIGLKNRRQYEQKERGKAPFHDYEMYIISHKFHVSIKHLFYDWDT; via the coding sequence ATGGCACGAATCGATAAAAAAACGCTGAAGGAAATTTATGTACATCCACAGACTAAATTAAAAGCCTTGAGAATAAACAATGGTTTGACAACAGCGGAGATGGCAGAATTAATTGGTTTAAAAAATCGACGCCAATACGAACAAAAGGAACGCGGTAAGGCACCTTTCCATGATTATGAGATGTATATTATATCTCATAAATTCCACGTTTCGATTAAACATTTATTCTATGATTGGGATACATAA
- a CDS encoding glycosyltransferase family 39 protein: MTVFQNKKAKLLQFFTLIIVVAMLLSALFFLPQRLRSQTGVLSLLIIILGMIFVVGWYFWRRMTIRTKVKIAWLLFICGVALQIILILTLSTGSTWDPQVTLNSLVRRYVYKDKSIPFHTMTYNYLSYCPNNLFLFYFYAGLQKMALWLHVTLSWTFINWFNALAIDVSVLIFYATGKKILPKNQSLLLFILLTLTFIWSPWVVITYTDTLSLLTTSLALWLLILLLRTKSSWRYLEAISMGLVIAIGYYLKASSVIFAVAACLISLIMVMFKSPKRWRNVGLLATACVSFGLFFGLFGQINKTQKLYPINTSLKHPSTYYMMLGSQGVGDWNQRDFARMLATKGQNNKRKLSIDVYTQRVKKMNWRYLPFLARKFYYTVQDGSWGWGRNSNANGFLLQTRPQKRTIGGYLRSLFYPLGRHVSIFYVVAQCWWILLLVLALPSCWQQLKRQPNLLQSGLNLTILGSILYLLLFESGMSRYLIQFLPFYLTVIVQPSFRLDNQSSGLSTDNDAK; encoded by the coding sequence ATGACAGTTTTTCAAAACAAAAAGGCTAAATTATTGCAGTTTTTCACATTAATTATCGTGGTAGCAATGTTACTATCGGCGTTGTTTTTTTTACCACAACGTCTGCGCAGCCAAACAGGAGTTTTGAGCTTATTAATTATAATTTTGGGTATGATCTTTGTGGTTGGTTGGTATTTTTGGCGTCGAATGACAATTCGAACTAAAGTCAAAATAGCCTGGCTTTTATTTATTTGTGGCGTTGCACTCCAAATTATATTGATTCTAACCTTGAGTACCGGGAGTACTTGGGATCCGCAGGTAACACTCAATTCATTGGTCAGGCGTTATGTCTATAAAGATAAAAGTATACCGTTTCATACCATGACTTATAATTATTTGTCGTATTGTCCCAACAACTTATTTTTGTTTTATTTCTACGCTGGTTTGCAAAAAATGGCATTGTGGCTCCATGTTACTTTATCGTGGACCTTCATCAACTGGTTTAATGCTTTGGCAATTGATGTGTCTGTTTTGATTTTTTATGCGACAGGTAAAAAAATCTTACCTAAAAATCAATCTCTACTATTGTTTATCTTACTTACCTTGACTTTTATTTGGAGTCCTTGGGTGGTCATTACCTATACCGATACACTTTCATTGTTGACGACGTCGTTAGCCCTCTGGCTCCTCATTTTGTTACTGCGAACGAAAAGTTCATGGCGTTATTTAGAAGCAATTAGCATGGGATTAGTCATAGCGATTGGCTATTATCTCAAAGCTTCCAGTGTAATATTTGCAGTAGCTGCATGTTTGATTAGTTTAATCATGGTGATGTTTAAATCGCCTAAACGTTGGCGAAATGTCGGTTTATTGGCAACAGCTTGTGTGAGTTTTGGCTTGTTTTTCGGTCTTTTTGGTCAGATTAATAAAACGCAAAAGCTTTATCCGATTAATACATCATTGAAACATCCATCGACATATTATATGATGTTGGGTTCGCAAGGCGTTGGAGATTGGAATCAACGAGATTTTGCACGAATGTTAGCAACAAAAGGCCAGAATAATAAGCGTAAATTGAGTATTGATGTTTATACGCAACGCGTTAAAAAGATGAATTGGCGTTATTTACCATTTTTGGCACGCAAATTTTACTACACGGTCCAAGATGGTTCTTGGGGTTGGGGGCGCAATTCCAATGCAAATGGTTTTTTGTTACAGACTCGACCCCAGAAACGGACAATCGGGGGATATTTACGTAGTTTGTTCTATCCTTTGGGACGTCATGTTTCGATTTTTTATGTTGTTGCGCAGTGCTGGTGGATCTTGTTATTAGTTTTGGCTCTACCCAGCTGTTGGCAGCAATTGAAGAGACAACCTAATTTGTTACAAAGTGGTTTGAATTTGACAATTTTGGGTAGTATTTTGTATTTATTATTGTTTGAATCGGGGATGAGTCGCTATTTGATTCAATTTTTGCCCTTTTACTTGACCGTGATTGTGCAACCATCTTTCCGATTAGACAATCAATCTTCGGGGCTATCGACGGACAATGATGCTAAATGA
- a CDS encoding PspC domain-containing protein, with product MHISIRRSSRNRVVAGVLGGLAVHFDWNANLLRIIWVLLTLTPFPGLIIYLILWLIMK from the coding sequence ATGCATATTTCTATCCGTCGTTCTAGTCGTAATCGTGTAGTTGCTGGTGTTTTAGGAGGGTTAGCCGTTCATTTTGACTGGAACGCTAATTTACTCCGCATAATTTGGGTGTTGTTAACTTTAACTCCCTTTCCAGGTTTAATAATTTATTTAATTCTATGGTTGATAATGAAATAG
- a CDS encoding XRE family transcriptional regulator: protein MVKNVLGPIIKKLRIQQHLTQAQLSKLTGFSQNTISNHENQKRALSEQEIATYAHTFKVTPQFLYDLQQKDAHDPSQNHSYTYFDKGLSAGLPENVEALTKQQSKILNLPDLFLGKYAGQQDIFTIKVNGESMNRVLPNNALIAVKSVTEIAELHNNDLVVFKVNQELAVKRYFYDAIKQTIIFRPDSNDPRFHSLTYSLTDFDDVQIIGRVILCITQF, encoded by the coding sequence ATGGTTAAAAATGTTTTAGGACCAATTATTAAAAAATTAAGGATTCAGCAACATTTAACACAAGCTCAATTAAGCAAACTGACTGGCTTTAGTCAAAATACAATTTCTAATCATGAAAATCAAAAACGTGCTTTAAGTGAACAAGAAATTGCTACTTATGCCCATACATTTAAGGTGACTCCCCAATTTCTTTATGATCTGCAACAAAAAGATGCTCATGACCCTAGTCAAAACCATTCTTATACCTACTTTGACAAGGGTCTTTCTGCTGGATTACCAGAAAATGTGGAGGCTTTGACCAAGCAACAATCCAAAATTTTAAATTTGCCCGATCTCTTTTTGGGTAAATATGCTGGTCAACAAGATATTTTTACAATTAAAGTTAATGGCGAATCCATGAATCGGGTTTTACCGAATAATGCATTAATTGCTGTCAAGTCGGTTACTGAAATTGCTGAATTACATAATAACGATTTAGTTGTTTTTAAAGTTAATCAAGAATTGGCCGTTAAACGTTATTTTTATGATGCAATCAAGCAAACTATTATTTTTCGTCCAGATTCTAACGATCCACGTTTTCATAGTTTAACTTATTCATTAACTGATTTTGATGATGTTCAAATCATTGGACGCGTAATTCTTTGTATTACACAATTCTAG